In Parasphingorhabdus halotolerans, a single window of DNA contains:
- a CDS encoding amino acid permease, giving the protein MAFNFFGRIKPLDAILATAEKKALTRSLGPIQLTLLGVGAIIGTGIFVLTSEAAQKAGPGMMWSFVIAGLVCAVAALCYSELASMVPVSGSAYTYTYAVMGELLAWMVGWALILEYAVAASAVSVGWSGYFVGLLANAGITLPTALTIGGYAPGGFINLPALLIALLVTMLLMIGTSESAKVNAVLVAIKVTALTIFIILTIPMMQGQNFDPFLPNGWFGESRGFGAVGAAASIFFAYVGFDAVSTAAEETKNPQRNVPIGLIGSLAICTVFYLLVAAGAIGTVGAQPIVDAAGNVLAPGSTEFATQCQALLSAGHEPLVCSHEALAFVLRTIGYPAFGNAIGIAAFLALPSVILIMLFGQTRIFFVMARDGLLPEKLATIHPKWKTPHIVTAITGVAVSVFAAFLPVGKLADISNSGTLFAFLMVALAVLILRKTDPGRHRPFRTPLVWIVAPLAIIGCLGLFYNLPFEAKMVLPIWGGIGLFLYYAYGYRKSHVGRGSIEVHEVDADAPPQPVPPIKD; this is encoded by the coding sequence ATGGCCTTCAATTTTTTCGGACGTATCAAACCACTAGACGCGATATTGGCAACGGCAGAGAAAAAGGCGCTCACCCGCTCTCTGGGGCCTATTCAGCTAACATTACTTGGGGTTGGTGCCATCATCGGTACAGGTATTTTCGTACTCACATCGGAGGCCGCACAGAAAGCTGGCCCCGGCATGATGTGGAGCTTTGTCATCGCGGGACTGGTCTGCGCGGTTGCGGCTTTATGCTATTCCGAACTGGCTTCAATGGTGCCGGTTTCCGGCTCGGCTTATACCTATACCTATGCCGTGATGGGCGAATTGCTTGCCTGGATGGTCGGCTGGGCTTTGATCCTGGAATATGCGGTTGCGGCCAGTGCGGTCTCGGTCGGCTGGTCGGGCTATTTTGTCGGATTGCTGGCCAATGCGGGCATAACCCTGCCGACCGCACTCACTATCGGCGGCTATGCGCCCGGTGGATTTATCAACCTTCCGGCGCTTTTGATCGCGCTTCTGGTGACCATGTTGTTGATGATCGGTACCAGCGAAAGCGCCAAGGTTAACGCGGTTCTGGTCGCGATCAAGGTTACTGCTTTGACGATATTCATCATCCTCACCATCCCGATGATGCAGGGCCAGAATTTCGATCCGTTCCTGCCCAATGGCTGGTTTGGCGAGAGCCGGGGCTTTGGCGCGGTTGGTGCCGCAGCCTCGATATTTTTCGCCTATGTCGGTTTTGATGCGGTTTCGACTGCGGCAGAGGAGACCAAAAATCCGCAGCGCAATGTGCCGATTGGTCTGATTGGCAGTCTCGCCATTTGTACGGTATTTTATCTGCTTGTGGCAGCAGGCGCGATTGGCACGGTCGGCGCGCAGCCGATTGTCGATGCAGCGGGAAATGTGCTCGCTCCCGGCAGCACCGAATTTGCTACCCAATGTCAGGCGCTGCTATCAGCAGGCCATGAGCCTTTGGTGTGTAGCCATGAGGCGCTGGCATTTGTGCTGCGGACCATCGGCTATCCCGCCTTTGGCAATGCTATCGGGATTGCCGCCTTCCTGGCGTTGCCCTCGGTTATCCTGATCATGCTGTTCGGACAGACGAGAATATTCTTTGTAATGGCGCGTGATGGGCTGCTTCCGGAAAAACTCGCCACCATCCATCCGAAATGGAAAACGCCGCATATTGTGACCGCGATTACCGGCGTGGCGGTTTCCGTTTTCGCAGCATTTCTGCCAGTCGGAAAACTTGCTGATATTTCCAATAGCGGCACGCTCTTCGCCTTTTTGATGGTCGCGCTGGCGGTATTGATATTACGCAAAACCGATCCGGGTCGACATCGCCCCTTCCGCACGCCACTGGTCTGGATTGTCGCTCCGTTGGCGATTATCGGTTGTCTGGGGCTGTTCTACAATCTCCCGTTCGAAGCCAAAATGGTGCTGCCGATTTGGGGCGGCATCGGATTGTTTCTCTATTATGCCTATGGCTACCGCAAAAGCCATGTCGGGCGCGGCAGCATCGAGGTGCACGAAGTGGACGCCGACGCCCCGCCGCAGCCAGTGCCGCCGATTAAGGATTAG
- the nhaA gene encoding Na+/H+ antiporter NhaA has protein sequence MAEEKLQRQGSDSALRNFIKSEAAGGILLMVAAALAMIVANSPLYDMYHHFLHELQGPTLSKKLGPMTPHLWINDGLMAIFFFLVGLEIKREFVDGRLNTWDRRRLPVLAAAAGMVVPALIYLFVVKDMPALYNGWAIPAATDIAFAIGVLALLGSRAPASLKLFLVTVAIVDDMGAVAIIALVYTAEINGAALLASAVILGIMYTMNRSGVLKLWPYIILSIILWYAVLMSGVHATIAGVLAALCIPIVVTPTSPDAENSPLHIMEHGIAPWSAFLIIPVFGFANAGVSLEGMGMDQIFAPLPLGIAAGLFFGKQIGIFASVWLAVKTGFAGRLGGASWLQVYGVATLCGIGFTMSLFIGALAFPGNELLIEEAKIGVLMGSLLSAVVGYCILRFAPQDKHIKSLDKEEAEELLDILSDPVAEKLKDNL, from the coding sequence ATGGCTGAAGAAAAACTACAGCGACAAGGTTCAGACTCCGCACTTCGCAATTTTATCAAGAGCGAGGCGGCGGGCGGTATATTGCTGATGGTTGCGGCGGCGCTCGCAATGATTGTGGCGAACAGTCCGCTTTACGATATGTACCACCATTTCCTGCATGAGTTGCAGGGGCCGACATTATCCAAGAAGCTGGGGCCGATGACACCGCATTTGTGGATTAACGATGGCTTGATGGCGATTTTCTTCTTTCTCGTCGGGCTGGAAATCAAACGCGAATTTGTTGATGGTCGGCTCAATACTTGGGACAGAAGGCGCTTGCCGGTCTTGGCCGCAGCGGCTGGCATGGTTGTCCCGGCGCTTATTTATCTGTTTGTCGTCAAAGATATGCCTGCACTTTATAACGGCTGGGCCATTCCAGCGGCGACCGATATCGCCTTTGCCATTGGTGTCTTGGCATTGCTCGGATCGCGGGCGCCTGCCTCGCTCAAGCTCTTTTTGGTCACCGTTGCGATTGTTGATGATATGGGTGCGGTCGCGATTATCGCTTTGGTCTACACTGCGGAAATTAACGGCGCGGCTTTGCTCGCCAGTGCTGTCATCCTCGGCATCATGTACACGATGAACCGCAGTGGAGTACTCAAGCTCTGGCCTTATATCATCCTGTCGATCATCCTCTGGTACGCCGTGCTCATGTCCGGCGTCCACGCCACCATAGCAGGTGTTCTGGCCGCGTTGTGTATTCCGATTGTCGTCACGCCGACATCGCCCGACGCAGAAAACTCGCCGCTGCATATCATGGAACATGGCATTGCGCCGTGGAGCGCTTTCCTCATCATTCCTGTTTTCGGCTTTGCCAATGCCGGTGTGTCGCTCGAGGGTATGGGCATGGATCAGATCTTTGCGCCACTGCCATTGGGTATCGCTGCCGGCCTTTTCTTCGGCAAACAAATCGGGATTTTCGCGAGTGTCTGGCTGGCGGTGAAAACCGGGTTTGCCGGACGTCTGGGCGGCGCAAGCTGGTTACAGGTTTACGGTGTCGCCACCCTATGCGGGATCGGCTTTACGATGAGCTTGTTCATCGGCGCATTGGCTTTCCCCGGCAATGAACTGCTGATCGAGGAAGCCAAGATCGGTGTATTGATGGGATCGTTGCTGTCTGCAGTAGTTGGCTACTGTATCCTGCGATTTGCTCCGCAGGACAAGCATATCAAATCACTCGATAAAGAGGAGGCCGAAGAACTTCTGGATATCCTGTCTGATCCGGTGGCCGAGAAACTGAAAGACAATTTGTGA
- a CDS encoding histone deacetylase family protein, with product MAPRPERGSFRFDKYQLVMIALRESGQAMTEHAPDPMPRLWLEAVHCPAYVEQVFTGNVPRDIERRIGFPVTRHITQRVRHTNGGTWLAVQLAKEHGYAANSAAGSHHALYDTGAGYCVFNDLAVVANRLIAEGDARRVLIVDLDVHQGDGTAALTAKRDDIFTFSMHGAKNFPARKQQSSLDIALADGMDDDGYMAELALQLPKIFASFAPDCILYQAGVDPHVDDKLGRLALTDDGLEQRDRFVVREARKRGLPIASALGGGYGNDQREVAERHARSMLAMADEAEKFLGRQG from the coding sequence ATGGCACCGCGCCCCGAGCGTGGATCCTTCAGATTTGACAAATATCAGCTGGTTATGATCGCCTTAAGGGAAAGCGGGCAAGCGATGACCGAGCATGCCCCCGATCCAATGCCGCGTCTATGGCTGGAAGCGGTTCACTGTCCCGCATATGTCGAGCAGGTTTTTACCGGCAATGTCCCTCGCGACATTGAACGGCGGATTGGTTTTCCCGTTACGCGGCACATCACGCAGCGGGTTCGCCATACCAATGGCGGCACATGGCTCGCGGTCCAGCTCGCCAAGGAACATGGCTATGCCGCCAATAGTGCGGCGGGGAGCCACCATGCGCTATACGATACGGGCGCGGGCTATTGCGTGTTCAACGATCTCGCGGTTGTCGCCAACCGTTTAATTGCCGAGGGAGATGCAAGGCGCGTCCTGATCGTCGATCTTGATGTGCATCAGGGTGATGGCACGGCGGCACTGACCGCAAAGCGCGATGATATTTTTACCTTCTCTATGCATGGCGCAAAAAATTTTCCGGCGCGCAAACAACAGTCGTCGCTCGATATAGCCCTTGCAGATGGCATGGACGACGATGGATATATGGCCGAGTTGGCACTTCAGCTGCCGAAAATATTCGCCAGTTTTGCGCCGGATTGCATATTGTATCAAGCCGGTGTCGATCCGCATGTTGATGACAAGCTCGGCCGTTTGGCACTGACCGATGATGGTCTGGAACAGCGCGACCGTTTCGTTGTTCGCGAGGCCCGGAAGCGCGGTTTGCCTATCGCCAGCGCTCTGGGCGGCGGTTACGGCAATGATCAACGTGAAGTGGCGGAGCGCCATGCCCGATCGATGTTGGCAATGGCTGATGAGGCAGAGAAGTTTTTAGGCCGACAGGGTTAG
- a CDS encoding LLM class flavin-dependent oxidoreductase, with product MNKTVKFSILDLSPVPQGSNVRTALDRSLSLAQHAEALGYERFWMAEHHGMEGIASAATSVALSHIGQGTKTIRIGAGGIMLPNHAPMVIAEQFGTLEALFPGRVDLGLGRAPGSDQRVAQAMRRGLDTDPNAFPRDVVELQALLAGDPRLGIQATPGQGAKVPLYILSSSLFGSQLAAALGLPYAFASHFAPQMLDDALTIYRRDFKPSEQLSEPYVMCGFNIFAADTDEEAEFLASSMMQSFVALRTGNPGKMPPPVEGYRESLPPQAQAMMAGIMQGSAIGAPGTVRAATQAFLERTGADELIVSGSIFDQAARENSYSLAADVRDSLAT from the coding sequence ATGAACAAGACAGTAAAATTCTCTATCCTTGATCTTTCACCAGTGCCGCAGGGCAGCAACGTACGAACCGCGCTTGACCGCTCGCTTTCCCTTGCACAGCATGCCGAAGCGCTCGGCTATGAGCGATTCTGGATGGCCGAGCATCACGGCATGGAGGGTATTGCGAGCGCTGCTACGTCGGTGGCGCTATCACATATCGGGCAGGGGACCAAGACGATCCGCATTGGCGCAGGTGGAATCATGCTGCCCAATCATGCGCCGATGGTGATTGCCGAACAATTTGGCACACTCGAAGCGCTGTTTCCGGGTCGGGTTGATCTGGGGCTGGGCCGCGCGCCGGGATCTGACCAGCGCGTGGCACAGGCTATGCGGCGCGGCCTTGATACCGATCCCAATGCTTTTCCGCGTGACGTCGTGGAGTTGCAGGCGTTGCTCGCGGGTGACCCGCGACTAGGCATTCAAGCGACACCGGGGCAGGGGGCGAAAGTACCGCTTTATATATTGAGTAGCAGTTTGTTTGGCTCGCAATTGGCGGCAGCTTTGGGATTGCCTTATGCGTTCGCTTCGCACTTTGCGCCGCAGATGCTGGATGACGCGCTGACCATTTATCGCCGCGATTTCAAGCCATCAGAACAGCTTTCGGAGCCTTATGTGATGTGCGGATTTAATATTTTCGCTGCCGATACGGATGAAGAAGCCGAATTTTTGGCCAGTTCCATGATGCAGAGCTTTGTTGCGTTGCGCACCGGTAATCCGGGAAAAATGCCGCCACCGGTTGAGGGGTACCGGGAAAGCCTGCCACCGCAAGCGCAAGCCATGATGGCTGGCATCATGCAGGGCAGCGCCATCGGTGCGCCTGGCACGGTGAGAGCTGCCACACAGGCTTTTCTGGAACGAACCGGAGCGGATGAATTGATCGTTTCGGGGTCGATTTTTGATCAGGCAGCGCGTGAAAATTCCTACTCGCTGGCCGCAGACGTTCGCGATTCCCTTGCGACCTGA
- the gspN gene encoding type II secretion system protein N — protein MPILTSSFLNSDSEGKQVSRALTYILIFIALVALALFLMPLRLAVSMAGLEDSRFSAREISGSIWSGRIDSAQLGPFDLGDLDASVKFLPLLTGRILMDLERPADTSDQGLRATIGRQGKSLLVENVTTDLSVGSQLAPLPTSQIMLDNVSVAFANGRCQSASGKVRLSLDANIPGLDLKQGLLGNAECQNGVLVLPLQSGSGMETLTLKLQGNGFYTARLFLSGNERAWALLLPTLGFLKVPSGYAIKVAGQLGQKGEYEQDSKILYP, from the coding sequence TTGCCTATTTTGACCAGTTCGTTCCTGAACTCTGATTCTGAAGGAAAGCAGGTGTCCCGCGCTTTGACATATATTCTGATATTCATCGCCCTCGTCGCGCTGGCTTTGTTCTTAATGCCATTGAGGCTGGCTGTCAGTATGGCGGGATTGGAGGATAGCCGATTTTCGGCGAGAGAGATTAGCGGCAGCATCTGGAGTGGCAGAATTGACAGCGCGCAATTAGGACCGTTTGATTTGGGTGATCTGGACGCTAGCGTAAAATTTCTTCCTTTGTTGACCGGGCGGATATTGATGGACCTGGAACGCCCTGCTGATACAAGTGATCAAGGGCTGCGGGCAACGATCGGCAGGCAGGGTAAAAGCTTGTTGGTGGAGAATGTAACAACAGATTTGAGTGTAGGCAGTCAGTTGGCACCGCTGCCGACGTCTCAAATCATGCTGGACAATGTGAGTGTGGCTTTCGCCAACGGACGCTGCCAGTCGGCAAGCGGCAAGGTGCGTCTATCGCTGGATGCGAATATTCCGGGCCTTGATTTGAAGCAAGGTTTACTGGGTAATGCTGAATGTCAGAATGGAGTGCTGGTGCTTCCACTGCAAAGCGGGTCGGGGATGGAAACGCTTACGTTGAAACTGCAAGGCAATGGATTCTATACCGCGCGTTTGTTTTTGTCTGGCAATGAGCGTGCTTGGGCATTGCTATTGCCGACGCTAGGATTTCTTAAGGTGCCGAGCGGTTATGCGATTAAAGTAGCCGGACAATTAGGCCAAAAAGGTGAATATGAACAAGACAGTAAAATTCTCTATCCTTGA
- the yghX gene encoding YghX family hydrolase: protein MTIKRKRATDFHPHILEIFDGYVHGAITKREFISQAGKFAAAGVTGAMILDQLQPNYAWAAQVEPEDPAITSERISYDSAEGHGKITALMAKPAGATGKLPAVLVIHENRGLNPYIEDVARRVAKAGYLALAPDGLSPLGGYPGTDDEGRTMQRSLDSAKLMEDFFAAFEFLRDHPGSTGKVGAVGFCYGGGVCNALAVAYPDLAASVPYYGRQPEASDVPAIEAPLMIHHAGLDERINKGWPAYEAALNEHQKEYSIHFYPDVNHGFHNDTTPRYDEEAAKLSWKRTRAFFETHLRG from the coding sequence ATGACGATAAAACGCAAACGCGCAACCGACTTTCATCCGCATATCCTCGAAATTTTCGATGGCTATGTTCATGGAGCTATCACCAAGCGTGAGTTTATCAGCCAGGCCGGGAAATTTGCCGCTGCGGGTGTGACCGGCGCGATGATACTGGATCAGTTGCAACCCAATTATGCATGGGCGGCGCAGGTTGAGCCGGAAGATCCGGCGATCACCTCCGAGCGCATCAGTTACGACAGCGCCGAGGGCCATGGCAAGATCACTGCTCTGATGGCTAAGCCGGCGGGTGCAACCGGAAAGCTGCCTGCTGTTCTTGTGATCCACGAAAACCGTGGGCTTAACCCCTATATTGAAGATGTGGCCCGGCGCGTAGCGAAAGCTGGCTATCTGGCGCTGGCTCCGGATGGCCTGTCGCCGCTGGGTGGCTATCCTGGCACCGATGATGAAGGCCGCACGATGCAGCGATCGCTGGACAGTGCGAAACTGATGGAAGATTTCTTCGCCGCCTTCGAATTTCTTCGCGATCATCCCGGTTCAACCGGCAAAGTCGGCGCGGTTGGATTTTGCTATGGCGGCGGTGTTTGCAACGCTTTGGCTGTTGCCTATCCTGATCTCGCGGCGTCCGTGCCTTATTACGGCCGCCAGCCGGAAGCATCAGATGTTCCCGCGATCGAAGCGCCGCTGATGATCCATCACGCCGGATTGGATGAACGGATCAATAAAGGCTGGCCTGCCTATGAGGCGGCATTGAATGAGCATCAAAAAGAATACAGCATCCATTTTTACCCGGACGTAAATCACGGTTTTCACAATGACACCACCCCTCGTTATGACGAGGAAGCGGCGAAATTGTCGTGGAAACGAACGCGGGCCTTTTTTGAAACGCATCTGCGCGGATAA
- a CDS encoding isoaspartyl peptidase/L-asparaginase family protein, with translation MRLFTQFYGALSVMCLVQPALAKDIKDGDRWSIAIHGGAGTINRDKITLQQDAEIRAALRKALEAGSDVLRKGGSGMDAITASIMILEDDPNFNAGKGAVFTWDKTNELDSSIMDGSNLSAGAVAGINGTKNPILLARAVKDKSPHVMLSGAGANQFSREQGLEQVPPEYYATPYRLKQIEDVLAKKVSVKDVDYKFGTVGAVAMDKAGNMAAGTSTGGMTGKRWGRIGDSPIIGAGTYADNRSCAVSATGDGEYFIRVGVAHEICTRIRMRWPIAIEEAQKSVPKNADGNYTYTIHASEFMLSDEEVHEIADEVIAEMGNLGGTGGIIFATPWGQAGYSFNTPGMYRGRATSEGVMGVSIYGDEE, from the coding sequence ATGCGTCTATTTACACAATTTTATGGAGCTTTATCGGTAATGTGCCTTGTCCAACCGGCATTGGCAAAGGATATCAAGGATGGGGACAGATGGTCAATCGCTATCCACGGCGGCGCGGGCACCATAAATCGCGACAAGATCACACTGCAGCAGGATGCCGAAATCCGCGCCGCCCTACGTAAGGCGCTGGAAGCCGGATCAGATGTCCTGCGCAAAGGTGGCAGTGGGATGGATGCGATCACCGCGAGCATCATGATCCTCGAAGACGATCCCAATTTCAACGCCGGCAAAGGCGCGGTGTTCACCTGGGACAAGACCAATGAGCTGGATAGCAGCATTATGGACGGCAGCAATCTGTCCGCCGGCGCAGTTGCCGGAATTAACGGCACCAAAAACCCGATCCTGCTCGCCCGCGCGGTGAAAGACAAAAGCCCTCACGTCATGCTGTCGGGCGCAGGGGCCAATCAGTTCAGCCGCGAACAGGGTCTGGAGCAGGTGCCACCGGAATATTATGCGACGCCATATCGTCTCAAGCAGATCGAGGATGTGCTCGCCAAAAAAGTCAGCGTCAAAGACGTCGACTACAAGTTCGGCACCGTCGGCGCCGTGGCGATGGACAAGGCGGGTAATATGGCGGCGGGCACCTCAACCGGCGGGATGACGGGCAAACGCTGGGGCCGGATCGGCGACAGCCCGATCATCGGTGCAGGCACTTATGCCGACAACCGCAGCTGTGCCGTCAGCGCCACCGGGGATGGCGAATATTTTATCCGCGTCGGCGTTGCTCACGAAATCTGTACGCGCATCCGGATGCGCTGGCCGATCGCGATTGAGGAAGCCCAGAAATCGGTACCTAAAAACGCTGATGGCAATTACACTTATACCATCCACGCCAGCGAATTCATGCTTTCCGATGAGGAAGTGCACGAAATCGCCGATGAAGTGATCGCCGAAATGGGCAATCTCGGCGGTACCGGCGGCATCATCTTTGCAACCCCATGGGGGCAAGCGGGTTATAGTTTCAACACACCAGGCATGTATCGCGGGCGGGCAACGAGTGAGGGTGTGATGGGCGTATCGATTTATGGGGATGAAGAGTAG
- a CDS encoding RrF2 family transcriptional regulator, which translates to MQISKGVEWAAHAAAMMIGLPEGRGLKAEALACYHEVPTAYMAKQLQALSKAGIVQSSRGAHGGYRLAKLATEITLWDITAAIEGRGPAFRCTEIRQNGPCGLKRKNCKSPCHIAASFAVAEAAFRDSLKAVTLADLGMQVVRDSTQEHLLNVMGWLGEEAVPLSGTSS; encoded by the coding sequence GTGCAGATTTCCAAAGGTGTAGAATGGGCAGCCCATGCCGCCGCGATGATGATCGGATTGCCCGAAGGACGCGGCCTGAAAGCTGAAGCACTGGCCTGCTACCACGAAGTTCCGACCGCCTATATGGCCAAACAGCTGCAAGCGCTGAGCAAAGCCGGGATCGTACAAAGCTCTCGCGGAGCCCATGGCGGCTATCGGCTGGCTAAACTGGCGACCGAGATCACGCTATGGGATATCACCGCCGCGATTGAAGGGCGTGGTCCAGCCTTTCGCTGCACAGAAATTCGGCAAAACGGACCGTGCGGGTTAAAGCGAAAAAATTGCAAAAGCCCCTGCCATATTGCGGCTAGTTTCGCTGTGGCAGAGGCAGCCTTTCGAGATAGTTTGAAGGCGGTGACTTTGGCCGATCTTGGTATGCAGGTAGTACGGGACTCGACGCAGGAACATTTGCTGAATGTGATGGGATGGTTGGGTGAAGAGGCGGTGCCGTTGAGTGGTACGTCCAGTTAA
- a CDS encoding thioredoxin family protein, which produces MRYVVLIIAALWFVNAPLAHAEKPSNSIDHPEARPFDKEAVAPDQVDAALAWAETSDKRVILVMGANWCHDSRSLSGWFAQPRFAEMLKPKYDVVYIDVGYKDRNIDVARRFGIEAIKGTPTVLVLSPHGVLLNRNSAHKWRDAASRSEEDIFAYFDQFVPEL; this is translated from the coding sequence ATGAGATATGTGGTATTAATCATCGCGGCGCTTTGGTTTGTGAATGCGCCATTGGCACATGCTGAAAAGCCATCAAACAGCATAGATCATCCCGAAGCTCGCCCTTTTGACAAAGAGGCTGTAGCTCCCGATCAGGTCGATGCCGCCCTTGCGTGGGCTGAAACGTCGGATAAACGCGTCATTCTCGTGATGGGCGCAAATTGGTGTCATGACAGTCGCAGTCTATCGGGCTGGTTTGCCCAGCCACGATTTGCCGAAATGCTGAAACCGAAATATGACGTCGTTTATATTGATGTGGGTTACAAGGATCGCAATATTGATGTGGCCCGGCGCTTTGGCATCGAGGCGATAAAGGGGACCCCAACGGTTTTGGTGCTCTCACCGCACGGGGTGCTGCTCAACCGGAACTCCGCTCACAAATGGCGCGATGCTGCCAGCCGGTCTGAAGAGGATATCTTTGCCTATTTTGACCAGTTCGTTCCTGAACTCTGA
- the ispG gene encoding flavodoxin-dependent (E)-4-hydroxy-3-methylbut-2-enyl-diphosphate synthase, with amino-acid sequence MTAENPSLRPWRDIERRKSRQIMVGDVPVGGDAPITVQTMTNTLTSDAKATIDQIRRCEEAGVDIIRVSCPDVESTTALKQIVRASRVPIVADIHFHYKRGIEAAEAGAACLRINPGNIGSSERVREVIDAAKANGCAIRIGVNAGSLEKDLLEKYGEPCPEALVESALDHIKILQDHDFHEFKVAVKASDVFLAVAAYSQLADAVDCPLHLGITEAGGLIGGTVKSSIGMGNLLWAGIGDTIRVSLSAEPEQEVRVGYEMLKSLGLRTRGVRVVSCPSCARQGFDVIRTVQTLEKRLEHIKTPLSLSVLGCVVNGPGEARETDIGITGGGKGKHMVYLSGVTDHHVEDDDMVEHIVKLVEAKAAEIEAGVGEAA; translated from the coding sequence ATGACCGCTGAAAACCCCTCCCTTCGTCCGTGGCGCGATATCGAGCGCCGCAAGAGCCGCCAGATCATGGTCGGCGATGTGCCGGTCGGCGGTGATGCGCCGATTACCGTGCAGACCATGACAAATACGCTGACGTCGGATGCCAAAGCGACAATCGACCAGATTCGCCGCTGCGAGGAAGCCGGGGTGGATATTATCCGCGTGTCCTGCCCCGATGTCGAGAGCACGACGGCGTTGAAACAGATCGTGCGTGCGAGCCGCGTACCGATCGTGGCGGACATCCATTTTCATTATAAGCGCGGGATTGAGGCAGCAGAGGCGGGTGCAGCCTGCTTGCGGATTAATCCGGGCAATATTGGATCATCCGAGCGAGTGCGCGAAGTCATTGATGCGGCCAAGGCCAATGGCTGCGCGATCCGTATCGGCGTGAATGCCGGGAGCCTCGAAAAAGACCTGCTCGAAAAATATGGCGAGCCTTGCCCTGAGGCCTTGGTCGAAAGCGCGCTCGATCATATAAAGATTTTGCAGGACCATGATTTTCATGAGTTTAAGGTTGCGGTGAAGGCCAGCGATGTGTTCCTCGCGGTAGCGGCCTATTCGCAATTGGCCGATGCGGTCGATTGTCCGCTGCATCTCGGCATTACCGAGGCAGGCGGTTTGATCGGCGGAACGGTGAAAAGCTCCATCGGCATGGGCAACCTGCTCTGGGCCGGTATTGGTGATACGATCCGCGTGAGCCTGTCCGCTGAACCCGAACAAGAAGTGCGCGTAGGCTATGAAATGCTCAAATCACTCGGCCTGCGCACACGCGGCGTTCGCGTGGTGAGCTGTCCCAGCTGCGCGCGGCAGGGCTTTGACGTCATTCGCACAGTGCAGACACTCGAAAAGCGGCTGGAGCATATCAAGACGCCGCTGTCGCTCTCCGTCCTCGGCTGCGTGGTCAATGGCCCGGGCGAAGCCCGCGAAACCGACATTGGCATCACCGGCGGCGGCAAGGGCAAGCACATGGTCTACCTCTCCGGCGTAACCGATCACCATGTCGAGGATGATGATATGGTCGAACATATTGTGAAGCTGGTCGAAGCGAAGGCGGCTGAGATCGAGGCGGGAGTTGGCGAGGCGGCTTAA